One part of the Deltaproteobacteria bacterium genome encodes these proteins:
- a CDS encoding PAS domain-containing protein encodes MDSAGLSAALHWFFETSEMPVVICDPQLKIIMANHAFGVRVGVKSEAELPGQELGRVLRIDLPPVRDADADQEVLVILPGGAEAIATLRSVEEHVIVSLDAGIEGARLARARRALEDQERVFAIGRLLSLLMSEDDLVGVVAQALGDLFPGRHYCVRTVDGESHQLLSLYAEGTLRPKARAVISLKRSAVRKLRLSDAVLASEQVEVCTEHEFVFEEGEVGIGVPLVAGGQLLGQIDVEGTEGQFDDREADERLAIGLANQLAVALRNARLLTEARYLRGYLEKLIEQANALVLAVDRHGRINIFNRACQRLSGFSRAEVASMPFSQLVVPDQRERLERLLDLAMHGQSGENIEVTVLRRDGKERQVALNTAPILGKDGLVDSVVVIGTDLSRLVELERQVVHAEKLATLGQLAAAVVHELNNPLTSIVAYADALRGRMELLGNAGDRKKAEKIMNAAERILKFSRDLLTYARPGSEQRSRVSLQDVIAESVRFCDHVLKTEGVEVRVDWEEGIPTIHGNRGRLQQVFVNLITNACHAMKGGGSLEIVGRLSEGVAEVRVNDSGPGLSPEIAARIFEPFFSTKAPGQGTGLGLSIVREIIGRHTGTIEVEEAPGGGAGFVIRLPVAG; translated from the coding sequence GTGGACTCGGCCGGGCTCTCGGCGGCCCTCCACTGGTTCTTCGAGACCTCCGAGATGCCGGTCGTCATCTGCGACCCCCAGCTGAAGATCATCATGGCCAACCACGCCTTCGGCGTGAGGGTGGGCGTGAAGTCCGAGGCAGAGCTGCCGGGGCAGGAGCTGGGCCGGGTGCTGCGCATCGATCTGCCGCCGGTGCGCGACGCCGACGCCGATCAGGAGGTGCTGGTCATCCTCCCCGGCGGCGCCGAGGCGATCGCGACCCTCCGCAGCGTCGAGGAGCACGTGATCGTCTCCCTCGACGCGGGCATCGAGGGCGCCCGCCTCGCCCGCGCCCGCCGGGCCCTCGAGGATCAGGAGCGGGTCTTCGCCATCGGCCGCCTCCTCTCGCTGCTGATGAGCGAGGACGACCTCGTCGGCGTGGTGGCCCAGGCCCTGGGCGACCTCTTCCCCGGCCGGCACTACTGCGTCCGGACGGTGGACGGCGAGAGCCACCAGCTCCTCTCCCTCTACGCCGAGGGGACGCTGCGGCCCAAGGCGCGCGCGGTGATCAGCCTCAAGCGCTCGGCGGTGCGCAAGCTGCGGCTCTCGGATGCGGTGCTCGCCAGCGAGCAGGTCGAGGTCTGCACCGAGCACGAGTTCGTCTTCGAGGAGGGGGAGGTCGGCATCGGGGTGCCCCTGGTGGCCGGCGGCCAGCTCCTGGGGCAGATCGACGTCGAGGGCACGGAGGGGCAGTTCGACGATCGCGAGGCCGACGAGCGGCTGGCCATCGGCCTGGCCAACCAGCTGGCGGTGGCCCTGCGCAACGCCCGCCTGCTCACCGAGGCCCGCTACCTGCGAGGCTACCTCGAGAAGCTCATCGAGCAGGCCAACGCCCTGGTGCTGGCGGTCGATCGCCACGGGCGGATCAACATCTTCAACCGGGCCTGCCAGCGGCTCTCCGGCTTCTCCCGGGCCGAGGTGGCCTCCATGCCCTTCAGCCAGCTGGTGGTGCCCGACCAGCGCGAGCGCCTCGAGCGCCTGCTGGATCTGGCGATGCACGGCCAGAGCGGAGAGAACATCGAGGTGACCGTCCTGCGCCGCGACGGCAAGGAGCGGCAGGTGGCCCTCAACACCGCCCCCATCCTCGGGAAGGACGGGCTGGTCGACAGCGTGGTGGTCATCGGCACCGACCTCTCCCGCCTGGTCGAGCTGGAGCGGCAGGTGGTGCACGCCGAGAAGCTCGCGACCCTCGGGCAGCTCGCCGCCGCGGTGGTCCACGAGCTGAACAACCCGCTGACGAGCATTGTCGCCTACGCCGACGCCCTGCGGGGGCGGATGGAGCTGCTGGGGAACGCCGGCGACCGGAAGAAGGCGGAGAAGATCATGAACGCCGCCGAGCGGATCCTGAAGTTCTCGCGGGATCTGCTCACCTACGCGCGCCCGGGCTCCGAGCAGCGCAGCCGGGTCTCGCTCCAGGACGTGATCGCCGAGTCGGTCCGCTTCTGCGACCACGTCCTCAAGACGGAGGGGGTGGAGGTGCGGGTGGACTGGGAGGAGGGCATCCCCACCATCCACGGCAACCGCGGGCGGCTGCAGCAGGTCTTCGTGAACCTCATCACCAACGCCTGCCACGCCATGAAGGGGGGCGGGAGCCTGGAGATCGTCGGCCGCCTGAGCGAGGGCGTGGCCGAGGTGCGGGTGAACGACAGCGGGCCGGGGCTCTCCCCCGAGATCGCCGCCCGGATCTTCGAGCCCTTCTTCTCCACCAAGGCGCCCGGGCAGGGCACCGGCCTGGGGCTCTCCATCGTCCGCGAGATCATCGGGCGGCACACCGGCACCATCGAGGTCGAGGAGGCGCCAGGGGGCGGGGCGGGCTTCGTGATCCGTCTGCCCGTCGCGGGCTAG
- a CDS encoding carboxypeptidase regulatory-like domain-containing protein has protein sequence MTRTNRQPHTAPRKPNLIVALIGAALLTACGTPLEPNSGERYESFVDASAESGVPAEILLAVSYEATRWETPDLHDHEGAEGPPRHGIMGLSEAQVAVGAARTGLTYEEILTDTASNIRAGAAALAAAAEEVLGEDFAETSTLEDWRDVLAATADMPDEQAIDYADEVMTFVTHGAGLTLESGEAIELIGSTTLPPVLESETDESALQTTSQNLSASSSLVDQVSAAHSSNYTRGRSQRVNLIVIHTVQGSYNGCISWIRNPSSNVSAHYVVRSRDGHITQMVAESDTAWHARSANSRSIGIEHEGYVSNASWYTDAMYRRSAALVCGIARRHGIPLDRQHIMGHVEVPGNDHTDPGRYWDWTKYMRMVREACGQSGGGSSGGSSGGSSGGSSGGSSGGSSSGSVQLQGLVYQAGNTNARIAGATVRVAGRTATTNSSGYYSVSVPRGTHSITASKSGYEARSIRRSVSSGTWGSIGLPRATSSSGGSSGGSSGGSSGGSSTSSGSGSGQLVGVIYAAPNSSNRLAGATVKLSSGQSTTTNGQGYFSFSVRSGSYTVTASKSGFNSGSVSRTVTTGQKAWGSVGLRRPTETARGTLIGVVYKAPNTGDRLPGASVKLSNGATATSDGQGVFRFSVAPGSYRITASASGYQAASVTRTAQAGKEVWGSVGLARASTSTGSGSLIGVVYDAASGSSARLSGASVWTSTGQRTTTGSDGVYTLTGVPSGSVIIYASKNGFRDGGVTRVVDNGKRTWGSVPLTRRSAGAGAESGVDTIGGSLYEGEEEPDFLVISPRDLVTTDANPPLIWEAVTDLDPATHSYIVAIANGPEEEDLTFYNVAMETPDPAAEPVDPENPEAKPEMTFILPAPLEAGGWSWAVGVIDENGEPVLMSDVGEFRVE, from the coding sequence ATGACCCGCACCAACCGCCAGCCTCACACCGCCCCCCGCAAGCCGAACCTGATCGTCGCCCTGATCGGCGCGGCGCTCCTCACCGCCTGCGGAACCCCCCTCGAGCCCAACTCCGGCGAGCGCTACGAGAGCTTCGTGGACGCCTCGGCCGAGTCGGGGGTCCCCGCCGAGATCCTCCTGGCCGTCTCCTACGAGGCCACCCGCTGGGAGACCCCGGACCTCCACGATCACGAGGGCGCCGAGGGTCCGCCCCGCCACGGCATCATGGGCCTCTCCGAGGCGCAGGTCGCCGTCGGCGCCGCCCGCACCGGCCTGACCTACGAGGAGATCCTCACCGACACGGCCTCCAACATCCGCGCCGGCGCCGCCGCCCTGGCCGCCGCCGCCGAGGAGGTCCTCGGTGAGGACTTCGCCGAGACCTCGACCCTCGAGGACTGGCGGGACGTCCTGGCCGCGACCGCCGACATGCCCGACGAGCAGGCCATCGACTACGCCGACGAGGTCATGACCTTCGTCACCCACGGCGCGGGCCTGACCCTGGAGAGCGGCGAGGCCATCGAGCTGATCGGCTCGACCACCCTGCCGCCGGTGCTGGAGAGCGAGACCGACGAGAGCGCCCTGCAGACCACCTCCCAGAACCTCTCGGCCTCCTCCTCCCTGGTCGACCAGGTCTCCGCGGCGCACAGCTCCAACTACACCCGCGGCCGCAGCCAGCGGGTGAACCTCATCGTCATCCACACGGTGCAGGGCAGCTACAACGGCTGCATCTCCTGGATCCGCAACCCCAGCTCCAACGTCTCGGCTCACTACGTGGTCCGCTCCCGCGACGGCCACATCACCCAGATGGTCGCCGAGTCCGACACCGCCTGGCACGCCCGCTCGGCCAACAGCCGCTCCATCGGCATCGAGCACGAGGGCTACGTCTCCAACGCCTCCTGGTACACCGACGCGATGTACCGGCGCTCCGCGGCGCTGGTCTGCGGCATCGCCCGCCGCCACGGCATCCCCCTCGACCGCCAGCACATCATGGGTCACGTCGAGGTCCCGGGGAACGACCACACCGATCCGGGCCGCTACTGGGACTGGACCAAGTACATGCGCATGGTCCGTGAGGCCTGCGGCCAGAGCGGCGGCGGCTCCTCGGGTGGCTCCTCCGGAGGTTCGTCGGGCGGCTCCTCCGGCGGCTCCAGCGGCGGCTCCTCCAGCGGCAGCGTGCAGCTCCAGGGTCTGGTCTACCAGGCCGGCAACACCAACGCCCGCATCGCCGGCGCCACCGTCCGCGTGGCCGGCCGGACCGCAACCACCAACTCCAGCGGCTACTACAGCGTGAGCGTGCCCCGCGGCACCCACAGCATCACCGCCAGCAAGTCGGGCTACGAGGCGCGCAGCATCCGGCGCTCCGTGAGCAGCGGCACCTGGGGCTCCATCGGCCTGCCCCGGGCGACCTCCTCCAGCGGCGGCTCGAGTGGCGGCTCCTCCGGTGGCTCCTCCGGCGGGTCCAGCACCAGCTCCGGCTCCGGCTCCGGCCAGCTGGTGGGCGTGATCTACGCGGCCCCGAACTCGAGCAACCGCCTGGCCGGCGCCACGGTGAAGCTCTCCAGCGGCCAGAGCACCACCACCAACGGCCAGGGCTACTTCTCCTTCTCGGTGCGCTCCGGCAGCTACACCGTCACCGCCAGCAAGTCCGGCTTCAACAGCGGCAGCGTGTCCCGCACGGTGACCACCGGCCAGAAGGCCTGGGGCTCGGTGGGCCTGCGCCGCCCGACCGAGACCGCCCGCGGCACCCTGATCGGCGTGGTCTACAAGGCCCCGAACACCGGCGACCGCCTGCCGGGCGCGAGCGTGAAGCTCTCCAACGGCGCGACCGCCACCTCCGACGGCCAGGGCGTCTTCCGCTTCTCGGTGGCCCCCGGCTCCTACCGGATCACCGCCAGCGCCTCGGGCTACCAGGCCGCCAGCGTGACCCGCACCGCCCAGGCCGGCAAGGAGGTCTGGGGCTCGGTGGGCCTGGCCCGCGCGAGCACCTCGACCGGCTCCGGCTCGCTGATCGGCGTGGTCTACGACGCCGCCAGCGGCAGCAGCGCGCGGCTCTCCGGGGCGAGCGTCTGGACCTCCACCGGCCAGCGCACCACCACCGGCAGCGACGGCGTCTACACCCTCACCGGCGTGCCCTCGGGCTCGGTGATCATCTACGCCAGCAAGAACGGCTTCCGTGACGGCGGCGTGACCCGGGTGGTCGACAACGGCAAGCGCACCTGGGGCTCGGTGCCTCTGACCCGCCGCAGCGCCGGCGCCGGCGCCGAGAGCGGCGTGGACACCATCGGTGGCAGCCTCTACGAGGGCGAGGAGGAGCCCGACTTCCTGGTCATCTCCCCCCGCGACCTGGTGACCACCGACGCCAACCCCCCGCTGATCTGGGAGGCCGTGACCGACCTGGATCCCGCGACCCACTCCTACATCGTCGCCATCGCCAACGGCCCCGAGGAGGAGGACCTGACCTTCTACAACGTGGCCATGGAGACCCCCGACCCCGCGGCCGAGCCGGTCGACCCGGAGAACCCCGAGGCCAAGCCCGAGATGACCTTCATCCTGCCCGCGCCCCTCGAGGCCGGCGGCTGGAGCTGGGCGGTGGGCGTCATCGACGAGAACGGCGAGCCCGTCCTGATGAGCGACGTGGGTGAGTTCAGGGTGGAATAA
- a CDS encoding class I SAM-dependent methyltransferase: MTHEHHGFIPAMGHDLLLPLYDPLLRLSGGDRARRGLIPQARVEAGQRVLDLGCGTGTLLRDLLRAHPGITAAGIDPDPKALERTRAKLEAEGLTAELVEASAEELPFPDASFDRVFSSLMFHHLPGELRGPALREVLRVLKVGGSLHLLDFAGEGERKDGFLGRTFHKQHIAENYRGGLVRELEEAGFAGAREVTHRRLLFGFGRLGYFEGVRER; encoded by the coding sequence ATGACCCACGAGCATCACGGCTTCATCCCGGCCATGGGCCACGACCTGCTCTTGCCCCTCTACGATCCGCTCCTGCGGCTCTCGGGGGGCGACCGGGCGCGGCGCGGCCTGATCCCCCAGGCGCGGGTCGAGGCCGGCCAGCGGGTGCTCGACCTGGGCTGCGGCACCGGCACCCTCCTGCGCGATCTGCTGCGGGCCCACCCGGGGATCACCGCGGCGGGGATCGACCCCGACCCGAAGGCCCTCGAGCGGACCCGGGCCAAGCTCGAGGCCGAGGGCCTCACCGCCGAGCTGGTCGAGGCCTCGGCGGAGGAGCTGCCCTTCCCCGACGCGAGCTTCGACCGGGTCTTCTCCTCCCTGATGTTCCACCACCTGCCGGGCGAGCTGCGCGGGCCGGCGCTGCGCGAGGTCCTGCGGGTGCTGAAGGTGGGCGGCTCGCTGCACCTCCTCGACTTCGCCGGTGAGGGCGAGCGCAAGGACGGCTTCCTCGGCCGGACCTTCCACAAGCAGCACATCGCCGAGAACTACCGGGGCGGCCTCGTGCGCGAGCTGGAGGAGGCGGGCTTCGCCGGCGCCCGCGAGGTGACGCACCGGCGCCTGCTCTTCGGCTTCGGCCGCCTCGGCTACTTCGAGGGCGTCCGCGAACGCTGA